A window of the Gossypium hirsutum isolate 1008001.06 chromosome A05, Gossypium_hirsutum_v2.1, whole genome shotgun sequence genome harbors these coding sequences:
- the LOC107960388 gene encoding 11-beta-hydroxysteroid dehydrogenase B codes for MMDLMTSFLNLVVPPATMMMLAFSWPALCFINACEWVYNTLYTIEDMDGKVVIITGASSGIGEQIAYEYAKRRANLVLVARREQRLRAISEKARYLGANSAIVIAADVVKEDDCRRFVNETVNFYGRVDHLVNAASLGHTFYFDEVTDSSVFPILLDINFWGNVYPTFVALPYLHQSNGRVIVNASVENWLPLPRMSLYAAAKAALVNFYETLRLEVNNDVGITIATHGWIGGEMTRGKFMLEEGAEMQWKEEREVQASGGPVEEFARLIVSGACRGDAYVKYPSWHDTFLLFRVFAPNVLNWSFRLLLSAHGTRRTSMVGVGKPISEGGTGRYLMETTSPRKLPARPITFSKTE; via the exons ATGATGGACTTAATGACTTCGTTTCTGAACTTAGTGGTGCCCCCTGCCACCATGATGATGCTGGCCTTTTCATGGCCAGCCTTGTGCTTTATCAATGCATGTGAATGGGTTTACAACACCTTATATACTATTGAGGATATGGATGGCAAAGTTGTCATAATTACCGGTGCTTCTTCTGGTATTGGAGAG CAAATTGCATATGAATATGCAAAGCGGAGGGCTAATCTTGTGTTGGTTGCGAGGAGAGAACAACGGCTTCGAGCAATTAGTGAGAAAGCCAGATATCTTGGCGCAAACAGTGCCATTGTAATTGCTGCAGATGTTGTTAAGGAAGATGATTGTAGGAGATTTGTTAATGAAACGGTAAACTTCTATGGGCGTG TGGATCATCTGGTGAATGCAGCGAGTTTGGGACATACCTTCTACTTCGATGAAGTTACAGACTCCTCAGTGTTTCCTATTTTGTTG GACATAAACTTTTGGGGAAATGTTTATCCTACATTTGTCGCTCTTCCATACCTACATCAGAGTAATGGCCGAGTCATTGTGAATGCATCGGTGGAGAACTGGTTACCGTTACCAAGAATGAGTTTGTATGCT GCTGCAAAAGCTGCTCTTGTGAATTTCTATGAGACCCTCAGACTTGAAGTAAATAATGATGTTGGGATAACGATTGCTACACATGGATGGATAGGAGGCGAAATGACAAGAGGAAAGTTTATGCTTGAAGAGGGAGCCGAGATGCAATGGAAGGAAGAACGAGAA GTACAAGCAAGTGGTGGACCTGTGGAAGAATTTGCGAGGCTGATCGTTTCAGGGGCATGCCGGGGCGATGCTTATGTCAAGTACCCGAGTTGGCACGACACATTCCTCCTCTTTAGGGTATTCGCACCTAATGTACTTAACTGGAGTTTCCGACTCCTGCTGTCGGCTCATGGTACAAGAAGAACATCAATGGTGGGTGTTGGGAAACCGATATCCGAAGGTGGCACAGGCAGGTATTTAATGGAGACCACTTCTCCTAGGAAGCTTCCTGCTCGTCCGATAACCTTTTCGAAGACGGAGTAG